A single region of the Oscillospiraceae bacterium genome encodes:
- a CDS encoding response regulator yields MGKKQRIIIVDANTTFRFIATEELKAKGYEIVTTVADGKTAVRVIEEEKPDIVLIDLVLPSLDGIGVMKQITSGQMEKKPVFIVSTAMSTEYSQTEAFKCGASYYLIKPYDFNVLSQRIESLISANEAAINKNGVSVKNQTVIEINKDLETEVTELLLELGVPA; encoded by the coding sequence ATGGGAAAGAAACAAAGGATAATAATTGTCGATGCGAATACAACCTTCAGATTTATTGCGACAGAGGAATTAAAGGCAAAGGGCTATGAAATAGTAACTACCGTAGCAGACGGAAAAACGGCTGTACGGGTTATAGAGGAAGAAAAACCTGATATAGTACTTATAGATTTAGTTTTGCCAAGCCTGGACGGAATAGGAGTAATGAAGCAGATAACAAGCGGACAGATGGAAAAGAAGCCTGTATTTATAGTATCTACGGCTATGTCCACAGAGTATTCGCAGACGGAGGCTTTTAAATGCGGAGCAAGCTATTATCTGATAAAGCCGTATGATTTTAATGTGCTCAGCCAAAGAATAGAATCTTTAATAAGCGCTAACGAGGCTGCAATAAACAAGAACGGAGTTTCTGTAAAGAATCAAACGGTTATAGAGATAAATAAGGATTTGGAAACAGAGGTAACGGAGCTTTTGCTTGAATTGGGAGTACCTGCACA